The following are encoded in a window of Nocardia sp. BMG111209 genomic DNA:
- a CDS encoding transposase, with protein MRVLRLDAGRPRTTPTALLGDKAHSSKRIRKDLRARSIKAVIPEPRDQQSNRKRRDSEGWRPPAFDAEFHKGRNVVERSSTCSRWS; from the coding sequence CTGCGTGTACTCCGGCTCGACGCTGGCAGGCCCCGCACGACCCCGACGGCACTGCTCGGTGACAAGGCACACTCCTCGAAGAGGATCCGGAAGGACCTCAGGGCCCGCAGTATCAAGGCTGTCATCCCCGAACCTCGCGACCAGCAGTCGAACCGGAAGCGACGTGATTCTGAAGGCTGGCGTCCGCCCGCTTTCGACGCTGAGTTTCACAAGGGCCGAAACGTCGTCGAACGATCTTCAACCTGCTCGCGGTGGTCCTGA
- a CDS encoding transglycosylase domain-containing protein, which produces MTVSSIRKRRRSGTPPTQDSGDSRARYDGAPAAGDASDPAGGHHGDEQPPATPPVVSTIAGWKEIESVTARRRAAAAKRSRTPLQRRLKPAGDPSAPRTPRTRRQRILRAVAAVFLIFVVIPSMLLALAYWSAEIPDPAAVRSNQIATVLAADGSTVLATVVPPQGNRTPVPLSDVPQPVRYAMLSAEDRHFYTNPGYDTSAYLRAARDNLFGHDDAGGGSTITQQYVKNAFLTSDRTLSRKMRELIISAKMARQWNKDDILAAYFNTIYYGRGAYGIAAAARAYFNKPVPELTLAEGAVLAAVVRTPALLDPETHPNQLKARWAYVLDGMVEMNWLPPGTRDTLVFPPIAPIAPPADDGTQGPAGLIRTEVLHELREAGISDQEVDTGALRIVTTIDARAQQSALDAVHASLGGQSADLRSAVVSIDPHTGAVRAYYGGEDGVGFDFAQAPLQTGSAFKTFAVIAALQQGMPLSYQLDSSPVTVNDTKVTNAEGDSCGVCSMAEAFKRSLNTSFYRLTEAVGPKAVADAAHQAGIPEQIPGVPGRTLTEPDGMPTPSIVLGSYSVRPIDMASAYATIAADGIYHKPYFVQQVVAGDGRVLLDRGTEGAKGVLPPGQQRLPRTIADTTIQAMLPIAGYSNGHTLAGGRAVAAKTGTTQLGDTGANKDAWMIGFTPSLSTAVWIGTAQSEAIRAHGAAIWGSTVPADIWKHTMDGALRGTPVEEFPAPSEPSIASGPFWSIAPTTPSVPTAPTAALPSTSSAPGQGPFDVLAPPSSPPPVISFPPAPETAPAPEPQPEPFPGEIFPGLHVPGLR; this is translated from the coding sequence ATGACCGTGAGCTCGATCCGCAAGCGGCGCCGCTCCGGCACGCCGCCGACGCAGGACAGCGGAGATTCGCGCGCACGGTACGACGGTGCTCCGGCGGCCGGCGACGCATCGGATCCGGCCGGTGGCCACCACGGCGATGAACAACCACCCGCGACCCCACCGGTCGTCTCGACGATCGCCGGCTGGAAAGAGATCGAATCCGTCACCGCGCGCCGCCGGGCGGCCGCGGCCAAGCGCTCCCGCACCCCGTTGCAGCGTCGTCTCAAACCGGCCGGCGACCCCTCCGCGCCGCGGACGCCGCGCACCCGCCGTCAGCGCATCCTGCGGGCGGTGGCCGCCGTATTCCTGATCTTCGTGGTGATCCCCTCGATGCTGCTGGCCCTGGCCTACTGGAGTGCGGAGATCCCCGATCCGGCCGCGGTCCGCAGCAACCAGATCGCGACCGTGCTCGCCGCCGACGGCAGTACCGTGCTGGCGACGGTGGTGCCGCCCCAGGGCAATCGCACCCCGGTCCCGCTGTCCGATGTGCCGCAACCGGTCCGCTACGCGATGCTCTCGGCCGAGGACCGGCACTTCTATACCAATCCCGGCTACGACACCAGCGCCTACCTGCGGGCCGCGCGCGACAATCTGTTCGGCCACGACGATGCCGGCGGCGGTTCCACCATCACCCAGCAGTACGTGAAGAACGCGTTCCTCACCTCGGATCGCACCCTGTCGCGGAAGATGCGCGAGCTGATCATCTCCGCCAAGATGGCCCGGCAGTGGAACAAGGACGACATCCTCGCCGCCTACTTCAACACCATCTACTACGGCCGCGGCGCGTACGGTATCGCCGCCGCCGCGCGCGCCTATTTCAACAAACCGGTTCCGGAGCTGACCCTGGCCGAGGGCGCGGTACTGGCCGCCGTGGTCCGCACACCGGCGCTGCTCGATCCGGAGACCCACCCGAACCAGCTGAAGGCGCGCTGGGCCTACGTACTCGACGGCATGGTCGAGATGAACTGGCTGCCGCCCGGCACCCGCGACACCCTGGTGTTCCCGCCCATCGCGCCGATCGCCCCGCCCGCCGACGACGGCACCCAGGGACCCGCCGGCCTGATCCGCACCGAGGTGCTGCACGAGCTGCGGGAGGCCGGCATCAGCGATCAGGAGGTGGACACCGGCGCGCTGCGCATCGTCACCACGATCGACGCCCGTGCCCAGCAGTCCGCCCTGGACGCGGTGCACGCCTCGCTCGGCGGTCAGTCCGCCGATCTGCGCAGCGCGGTGGTGTCGATCGATCCGCACACCGGCGCGGTCCGCGCCTACTACGGCGGCGAGGACGGGGTCGGCTTCGATTTCGCGCAGGCGCCGTTGCAGACCGGCTCCGCGTTCAAGACCTTCGCGGTGATCGCCGCCCTGCAGCAGGGTATGCCGCTGTCGTATCAGCTGGACAGCTCGCCGGTGACCGTCAACGACACCAAGGTCACCAATGCCGAGGGGGATTCCTGCGGCGTGTGTTCCATGGCCGAGGCCTTCAAGCGCTCGCTGAACACCAGCTTCTACCGGCTCACCGAGGCGGTCGGGCCGAAGGCGGTCGCCGACGCGGCGCATCAGGCCGGTATTCCGGAGCAGATTCCGGGCGTACCCGGCCGCACCCTGACCGAACCGGACGGTATGCCCACGCCCTCGATCGTGCTGGGCTCGTATTCGGTGCGGCCGATCGATATGGCGTCGGCCTACGCCACGATCGCCGCGGACGGCATCTATCACAAGCCGTACTTCGTGCAGCAGGTCGTCGCGGGCGACGGCCGGGTTTTGCTGGATCGTGGCACGGAGGGTGCGAAGGGTGTGTTGCCGCCCGGCCAGCAGCGGCTGCCGCGGACCATCGCCGACACCACGATCCAGGCGATGCTGCCGATCGCCGGCTACTCCAACGGGCACACGCTCGCGGGCGGGCGGGCGGTCGCGGCCAAGACCGGGACCACCCAGCTCGGCGACACCGGCGCCAACAAGGACGCCTGGATGATCGGCTTCACCCCGTCGCTGTCGACCGCGGTGTGGATCGGCACCGCGCAGTCCGAGGCCATCCGCGCGCACGGCGCGGCGATCTGGGGATCCACCGTGCCGGCCGACATCTGGAAGCACACCATGGACGGCGCGCTGCGCGGCACCCCGGTCGAGGAGTTCCCGGCCCCGTCCGAACCGTCGATCGCGTCGGGGCCGTTCTGGTCGATCGCCCCCACGACACCCAGCGTGCCCACCGCACCCACCGCGGCCCTGCCGAGTACCTCCTCCGCACCCGGTCAGGGCCCGTTCGACGTCCTGGCACCGCCGAGTTCGCCGCCACCGGTGATCAGCTTCCCACCGGCCCCGGAGACCGCGCCGGCCCCGGAGCCGCAACCCGAGCCGTTCCCGGGGGAGATCTTCCCCGGACTCCACGTCCCCGGCCTAAGGTAG
- a CDS encoding inositol-3-phosphate synthase — MSDVNTAEHANEIRVAIVGVGNCASSLIQGVQYYKDADETATVPGLMHVKFGPYHVRDVKFVAAFDVDAKKVGFDLSDAIFASENNTIKISDVPPTGVTVLRGPTLDGIGKYYAETIELSELDPADVVRTLKDTKADVLVSYLPVGSEEADKFYAQCAIDANVAFVNALPVFIASDPVWAQKFADAGVPIVGDDIKSQVGATITHRVMAKLFEDRGVQLDRTMQLNVGGNMDFKNMLERERLESKKISKTQAVTSNLKKEMGAGDVHIGPSDHVGWLDDRKWAYVRLEGRAFGDVPLNLEYKLEVWDSPNSAGIIIDAIRAAKIAKDRGLGGPILPASAYLMKSPPEQMADDIARTKLEAFIIGAE, encoded by the coding sequence ATGAGTGATGTCAACACGGCTGAACACGCGAACGAGATTCGCGTTGCCATCGTAGGTGTGGGTAACTGCGCGTCCTCACTGATCCAAGGTGTGCAGTACTACAAGGATGCGGACGAGACCGCGACCGTGCCCGGCCTCATGCACGTCAAGTTCGGCCCCTACCACGTCCGCGATGTGAAGTTCGTCGCCGCGTTCGACGTCGATGCCAAGAAGGTCGGTTTCGACCTGTCGGACGCGATCTTCGCCAGCGAGAACAACACCATCAAGATCTCCGACGTGCCGCCGACCGGCGTGACCGTGCTGCGCGGCCCGACGCTGGACGGGATCGGCAAGTACTACGCGGAGACCATCGAGCTGTCCGAGCTCGATCCCGCCGACGTGGTGCGGACGCTGAAGGATACGAAGGCCGACGTCCTGGTCTCCTACCTGCCGGTGGGGTCCGAGGAGGCCGACAAGTTCTACGCACAGTGCGCGATCGACGCGAACGTCGCCTTCGTCAACGCGCTGCCGGTGTTCATCGCCTCCGACCCGGTCTGGGCGCAGAAGTTCGCCGACGCCGGCGTCCCGATCGTCGGTGACGACATCAAGAGCCAGGTCGGCGCCACCATCACCCACCGGGTGATGGCGAAGCTGTTCGAGGATCGCGGCGTCCAGCTCGATCGCACCATGCAGCTGAACGTCGGCGGCAACATGGACTTCAAGAACATGCTCGAGCGCGAGCGGCTGGAGTCCAAGAAGATCTCCAAGACCCAGGCTGTCACCAGCAACCTGAAGAAGGAGATGGGCGCGGGCGACGTGCACATCGGCCCGTCCGATCACGTCGGCTGGCTGGACGACCGCAAGTGGGCCTACGTCCGGCTCGAGGGCCGCGCCTTCGGCGATGTGCCGCTGAACCTGGAGTACAAGCTCGAGGTGTGGGATTCGCCGAACTCGGCGGGCATCATCATCGACGCCATCCGGGCCGCGAAGATCGCCAAGGACCGCGGCCTCGGCGGCCCGATCCTGCCGGCCTCGGCCTACCTGATGAAGTCGCCGCCGGAGCAGATGGCCGACGACATCGCCCGCACGAAGCTGGAAGCGTTCATCATCGGCGCCGAGTAG
- a CDS encoding DoxX family protein encodes MNVALWIVAGVLAFVFAAARVMKTTQPRDELAERLRWVEDVSAGALRLIGVAERCSAHSV; translated from the coding sequence ATGAACGTCGCCTTGTGGATCGTGGCCGGGGTCCTGGCCTTCGTGTTCGCAGCTGCCAGGGTGATGAAGACCACTCAGCCCAGGGACGAGCTCGCCGAAAGGCTGCGGTGGGTCGAAGACGTCTCCGCCGGTGCGCTCCGGCTGATCGGCGTGGCCGAGAGATGCTCGGCGCACTCGGTCTGA
- a CDS encoding DUF2786 domain-containing protein — MSTQTGTATQDKLLTRIGGLLRQAESTDNEHEAEAFLAAAQRLATRSSIDLAVARAHVAGRERRAVPIQRMIPIGEPGKRGLRTYVQLFVAIATANDVRCDVARTSTQVYAYGFDTDIATCEALYASLLVQMVRASDQYIKSGAYKSATVEKIVVESRWGRKVQRRVQAPVAAVTARLNFQMAFAARVGRRLSSVQADVREEALREEDTAPGTAIALRDKDIELTDFYSRTSQARGVWRGPQESAGYSAAARRAGDRAGRAARLGTAPELGAARGQLDEGR, encoded by the coding sequence ATGTCCACTCAGACCGGCACCGCGACGCAGGACAAGCTGCTGACCCGAATCGGCGGCCTGTTGCGGCAGGCCGAGTCGACCGACAACGAGCACGAGGCCGAGGCGTTCCTCGCCGCCGCGCAACGCTTGGCCACCCGCTCCTCGATCGATCTGGCGGTGGCGCGGGCCCATGTGGCCGGACGGGAGCGCCGCGCGGTCCCCATCCAGCGGATGATCCCGATCGGCGAGCCCGGTAAGCGCGGTTTGCGCACCTACGTGCAGCTTTTCGTGGCGATCGCCACCGCCAACGACGTGCGCTGTGATGTGGCGCGCACGTCCACCCAGGTGTACGCCTACGGATTCGACACCGACATCGCCACCTGCGAGGCGCTGTACGCGAGTCTGCTGGTGCAGATGGTGCGGGCCTCCGACCAGTACATCAAATCGGGTGCGTACAAGTCGGCGACCGTGGAGAAGATCGTGGTCGAATCCCGCTGGGGCCGTAAGGTGCAACGACGGGTGCAGGCCCCGGTCGCCGCGGTGACGGCCCGGCTGAACTTCCAGATGGCCTTCGCCGCCAGGGTCGGCCGCCGACTGTCCTCCGTACAGGCCGATGTCCGGGAAGAGGCCCTGCGCGAGGAGGATACGGCCCCCGGTACCGCGATCGCGCTGCGCGACAAGGATATCGAGCTCACCGACTTCTACTCCCGCACCTCGCAGGCGCGCGGGGTGTGGCGCGGCCCGCAGGAGTCGGCGGGCTATTCGGCCGCGGCCCGCCGCGCCGGCGACCGAGCCGGCCGCGCGGCCCGCCTCGGCACCGCCCCCGAACTGGGTGCCGCACGCGGGCAATTGGACGAGGGCCGGTGA
- a CDS encoding GyrI-like domain-containing protein codes for MDFEIVRLAESLVGGLTVPLAGREVTARDLDLVNFTWDRYLARQKDAARVAAYVGQNDHAVAVLGYELSALDELDTGDVLTRIPAGRYARFVVTDKPYDLLRTAWAAVARAESAGTITRSHTAEIERYTGPASVEVYVSLD; via the coding sequence GTGGATTTCGAAATCGTGCGGTTGGCGGAGAGCCTGGTCGGCGGTCTCACCGTGCCCCTGGCCGGCCGTGAGGTGACCGCACGCGATCTGGATCTGGTGAACTTCACCTGGGATCGGTACCTGGCCCGCCAGAAGGACGCGGCCCGGGTGGCCGCCTATGTCGGCCAGAACGACCACGCCGTCGCGGTCCTGGGCTACGAACTGTCCGCCCTGGACGAGCTCGACACCGGCGATGTACTGACCCGCATCCCGGCCGGCCGCTACGCGCGGTTCGTGGTCACCGACAAGCCGTACGACCTGCTGCGCACGGCCTGGGCCGCGGTGGCGCGCGCCGAGAGCGCGGGCACGATCACCCGTTCGCACACCGCCGAGATCGAGCGCTACACCGGCCCCGCCTCGGTCGAGGTCTACGTCTCCCTGGACTGA
- a CDS encoding carbohydrate ABC transporter permease codes for MTKRLKSARIYVAALIVLVWGLGPFYWMAVTAFRDPAYTFDSTPWPTHVTLANFQHVFDTTRGNDFGRALVNSVIIGAATMVIALLLGMLAAYTLARVNFRGKGVVSGLILSASMFPVVVLVTPLFQLFTDLGWIGHYQAMIIPNISFVLPMTVYTLASFFTELPWELEEAARIDGAGRLQAFRLVMLPLAAPAVFTTAILAFIAAVNEYLLARLLSADKTEPVTVAISRFSGNDPKVPPYVEIMAAGTLVTVPLVIMVLIFQRRIIAGLTAGGVKS; via the coding sequence ATGACGAAACGACTGAAATCCGCGCGGATCTACGTCGCCGCGCTGATCGTGCTCGTCTGGGGGCTGGGCCCGTTCTACTGGATGGCGGTCACCGCGTTCCGCGACCCGGCCTACACCTTCGACAGCACCCCGTGGCCCACACACGTCACGCTGGCCAATTTCCAGCACGTATTCGACACCACCCGGGGTAACGACTTCGGCCGCGCGCTGGTCAACAGCGTGATCATCGGCGCGGCCACCATGGTGATCGCGCTGCTGCTCGGCATGCTCGCCGCGTACACGCTGGCCCGGGTGAACTTCCGCGGCAAGGGCGTGGTGTCGGGGCTGATCCTGTCGGCCTCGATGTTCCCGGTCGTGGTGCTGGTGACCCCACTGTTCCAGCTGTTCACCGATCTGGGCTGGATCGGCCACTACCAGGCGATGATCATCCCGAACATCTCGTTCGTGCTGCCGATGACGGTGTACACGCTGGCGTCGTTCTTCACCGAACTGCCGTGGGAGCTGGAGGAGGCGGCCCGCATCGACGGCGCCGGCCGGCTCCAGGCGTTCCGGCTGGTGATGCTGCCGCTGGCCGCGCCGGCGGTGTTCACCACGGCCATCCTGGCGTTCATCGCGGCGGTCAACGAATACCTGCTGGCCCGGCTGCTGTCGGCGGACAAGACCGAGCCGGTCACCGTCGCGATCTCCCGGTTCTCCGGCAACGATCCGAAGGTGCCGCCGTATGTGGAGATCATGGCGGCGGGCACCCTGGTCACGGTGCCGCTGGTGATCATGGTGCTGATCTTCCAGCGCCGCATCATCGCCGGTCTGACCGCGGGCGGCGTCAAGAGCTGA
- a CDS encoding TIGR04338 family metallohydrolase, producing the protein MSGERDVQRSRVYDAEGLVRRMFDRADEYGTRAVELHGSHLTLPIERRFASVESVQSYADKVLALNWVRAQWERATVPIRVRSRAGAAAAHYEFETAVLAVPLHTGETAWALRELVILHELAHHLEPSGDDLAPHGPEFCTRYIDLVDGIVGPEAALVLRTTLLGCGARLG; encoded by the coding sequence ATGAGCGGCGAACGCGATGTCCAGCGGTCGCGGGTGTACGACGCGGAGGGGCTGGTGCGCCGGATGTTCGACCGCGCCGACGAGTACGGCACGCGCGCGGTGGAACTACACGGTTCGCACCTGACCCTGCCGATCGAGCGGAGGTTCGCCTCGGTCGAGTCGGTACAGAGCTATGCGGACAAGGTGCTGGCCCTGAATTGGGTACGGGCACAATGGGAACGGGCCACCGTGCCGATCCGGGTGCGGTCCCGCGCCGGGGCCGCGGCGGCACACTACGAATTCGAGACCGCGGTACTCGCGGTCCCTCTGCACACCGGCGAAACCGCGTGGGCCCTGCGCGAATTGGTGATCCTGCACGAACTGGCCCACCACCTGGAACCGTCCGGCGACGACCTGGCCCCGCACGGCCCGGAATTCTGCACCCGGTACATCGACCTGGTCGACGGCATCGTCGGCCCCGAGGCCGCGCTCGTACTGCGCACCACATTGCTCGGCTGCGGAGCGCGGCTGGGCTGA
- a CDS encoding PadR family transcriptional regulator, with translation MLELAILGLLLESPMHGYELRKRLTGLLGPFRAFSYGSLYPTLRRMQEDGLLAEESPVGAITRRARRVYQLTATGRERFSELLADTGPQNYTDDGFGVHLAFFNRTPAEARMRILEGRRRQVEERREGLREAIKRASGTLDRYTRQLHQLGLESSEREVRWLNELIAAEQSLNAAPQKEGNIGHE, from the coding sequence ATGCTCGAACTGGCGATTCTCGGGCTGCTCCTGGAGTCGCCCATGCACGGCTACGAGCTGCGCAAGCGGCTCACCGGCCTGCTGGGGCCGTTCCGGGCCTTCTCCTACGGATCGCTGTATCCGACCCTGCGCCGTATGCAGGAGGACGGATTACTCGCCGAGGAGAGCCCGGTCGGGGCGATCACCCGTCGCGCCCGGCGGGTCTACCAGCTGACCGCCACCGGCCGGGAGCGGTTCAGCGAACTGCTCGCCGACACCGGCCCGCAGAACTACACCGACGACGGCTTCGGCGTCCACCTCGCCTTCTTCAACCGCACGCCCGCCGAGGCGCGCATGCGGATTCTCGAGGGCAGGCGACGGCAGGTCGAGGAGCGCCGAGAAGGACTGCGCGAGGCGATCAAACGGGCCAGCGGAACCCTGGATCGCTACACCCGCCAGCTCCACCAGCTCGGCCTCGAATCGAGCGAGCGCGAGGTGCGCTGGCTCAACGAGTTGATTGCAGCAGAGCAATCACTGAACGCGGCACCACAGAAAGAGGGAAATATCGGCCATGAGTGA
- a CDS encoding ABC transporter permease subunit, which yields MSDPSGTTESAAPPAAPEKPARSGRIRLPGSGRAWVFVAPVLLALAVVIGYPVVRAVVMSFQKDSGLDAATGMFVQGGGAGFDNYTHWLLQQCQLPDGSVESCPTGNLGSQFWAAIGITLLFTVVTVLLETALGLGMASVMGKTFRGRAVLRAAVLIPWAIPTAVTARLWEYMFQYDGVVNHLFGTHILWKTDPWPSRFAVIVADVWKTTPFMALLLLAGLQVIPGDVYEAARVDGASAWQRFTRITLPLLKPALLVAVLFRTMDALRLYDLPAIMMQGNPSTRTISMLVVDQVRQGPNSASALSVITFLMIFAVAFLLVKVLGANAVATQEEQRKAH from the coding sequence GTGTCAGATCCTTCGGGAACCACCGAATCGGCCGCGCCTCCCGCCGCGCCCGAGAAACCCGCACGCAGCGGCCGGATCCGGCTCCCCGGTTCGGGACGGGCCTGGGTGTTCGTCGCACCCGTGCTGCTGGCGCTGGCCGTGGTCATCGGCTATCCGGTGGTGCGAGCGGTGGTGATGTCCTTCCAGAAGGACTCCGGACTCGACGCCGCGACCGGCATGTTCGTCCAGGGCGGCGGCGCCGGCTTCGACAACTACACGCACTGGCTGCTGCAGCAGTGCCAGTTGCCCGACGGCAGCGTCGAATCCTGTCCGACCGGCAATCTGGGCTCGCAGTTCTGGGCGGCGATCGGCATCACCCTGCTGTTCACGGTGGTGACCGTCCTGCTGGAGACCGCCCTCGGGCTGGGGATGGCCTCGGTGATGGGCAAGACCTTCCGCGGCCGCGCGGTGCTGCGCGCGGCGGTGCTGATCCCGTGGGCGATCCCCACCGCGGTGACGGCCCGGCTGTGGGAGTACATGTTCCAGTACGACGGCGTGGTGAACCACCTCTTCGGCACCCACATCCTGTGGAAGACCGATCCGTGGCCGTCGCGGTTCGCGGTGATCGTGGCCGATGTGTGGAAGACCACGCCGTTCATGGCGTTGTTGCTGCTGGCCGGGTTGCAGGTCATTCCGGGCGACGTCTACGAGGCGGCACGGGTCGACGGCGCCTCGGCCTGGCAGCGGTTCACCCGGATCACGCTGCCGTTGCTCAAGCCCGCACTGCTGGTGGCGGTGCTGTTCCGGACCATGGACGCGCTGCGGCTCTACGACCTGCCCGCGATCATGATGCAGGGCAATCCGTCCACCCGGACGATCTCGATGCTCGTCGTCGATCAGGTGCGCCAGGGCCCCAACAGCGCCTCGGCACTGTCGGTCATCACCTTCCTGATGATCTTCGCGGTCGCGTTCCTGCTGGTGAAGGTGCTCGGCGCGAATGCCGTCGCCACCCAGGAAGAGCAGCGGAAGGCGCACTGA
- a CDS encoding DUF5318 domain-containing protein, whose protein sequence is MQIQRQVVDYALRRRLLLSEVYAGRVDVAEVCDANPYLLRAAKFHGRPSEITCPICRKEQLTLVSWVYGDGLGPMAGSARTPEELARLAETREEFSVHVVEVCRTCSWNHLVQSYLLGRAPTPTRRRAGSRRTAAE, encoded by the coding sequence GTGCAAATCCAGCGGCAGGTGGTCGACTACGCGCTCCGGCGCCGGTTGCTGCTGTCCGAGGTCTATGCGGGCCGCGTCGACGTGGCCGAGGTCTGCGACGCGAATCCTTATCTGCTGCGAGCGGCGAAGTTCCACGGCCGGCCGAGTGAGATCACTTGCCCCATCTGCCGCAAGGAACAGCTGACCCTCGTATCGTGGGTCTACGGTGACGGACTGGGCCCGATGGCCGGCTCCGCGCGTACCCCCGAGGAGCTGGCCCGGCTGGCCGAAACCCGCGAGGAATTTTCGGTACATGTCGTCGAGGTGTGCCGGACCTGCAGCTGGAACCATCTGGTGCAGTCCTACCTCCTCGGTCGCGCGCCGACGCCTACTCGCCGGCGGGCCGGCAGCCGTCGGACCGCCGCCGAATGA
- a CDS encoding GyrI-like domain-containing protein, with protein MDFNVVERHETLVAGTVLRSPALAVEGPRRLKVEEAWKRNLARSLPGEPATAYVDHAPEIGSYLTHIVGYRCESLTDLQPGDVLARVPAGRFAQFLSTGDNLGDTVVSIWRSVWDLEAAGTLVRAYTGDFEHYPDSHTVEVFVALADETVTGNR; from the coding sequence ATGGACTTCAATGTCGTTGAGCGCCACGAGACGCTGGTAGCCGGGACGGTGCTGCGCAGTCCGGCCCTGGCGGTCGAGGGACCGCGCCGGCTGAAGGTGGAGGAGGCGTGGAAACGCAATCTCGCCCGCTCCCTCCCCGGCGAGCCGGCCACCGCGTATGTGGACCACGCGCCGGAGATCGGCTCGTACCTCACCCATATCGTCGGCTACCGCTGCGAGAGCCTGACCGATCTGCAGCCCGGCGACGTGCTCGCGCGCGTGCCCGCCGGACGCTTCGCCCAGTTCCTGAGCACCGGTGACAATCTGGGCGACACCGTCGTGTCGATCTGGCGGTCGGTGTGGGATCTCGAGGCCGCCGGCACGCTGGTGCGGGCGTACACCGGTGATTTCGAGCACTATCCGGATTCGCACACCGTCGAGGTGTTCGTCGCCCTGGCCGACGAGACCGTGACCGGGAACAGGTAG
- a CDS encoding ABC transporter substrate-binding protein, protein MALNKMAPRRRSLVSRAALAAASAALLTAAFTSACSSSGSSNPLAENLSGRGPITYVEGKDTTETGVVKQLVERWNAAHADEKVTFKEQSNDASQQYDDLAQHLGAKQPDYDVMALDVPWTAEFAAKGWIQPLKDSFSIDTSTLLSPTVASATYKGTLYAAPRNTNGGLLFYRKDLIQSPPKTWSELLADCNVAKSHAIDCYAGQFKNYEGLTVNAAEVINAYGGTFVGPDGKTPTVNSPQSRAGLQVLVDSFKDGDIPKEATSFTETESQNAFAQGKLLFLRTWPSFYGPANADSAATKGNTGVAPLPGKDGIGASTLGGYNAAISAYSKNKATALDFLRFLISEDAQHIVADGALPSVRASLYDDPALIAKMPYLPALKDSIASAVPRPVTPFYPAVSKAISENAYAALTGSKSVDDAITGMQKGIEAAGS, encoded by the coding sequence ATGGCTTTGAACAAGATGGCGCCCCGGCGTCGATCTCTCGTGTCCCGAGCCGCGCTGGCGGCAGCGTCGGCAGCACTACTGACCGCCGCGTTCACCAGCGCCTGCTCCAGTTCCGGCAGCAGCAATCCGCTGGCCGAGAATCTCTCCGGCCGCGGGCCCATCACCTATGTGGAGGGCAAGGACACCACCGAGACCGGCGTGGTGAAGCAGCTGGTCGAACGCTGGAACGCGGCGCACGCGGACGAGAAGGTCACCTTCAAGGAACAGTCCAACGACGCCTCCCAGCAGTACGACGACCTGGCCCAGCACCTCGGCGCCAAACAGCCGGACTACGACGTGATGGCGCTGGACGTCCCGTGGACCGCCGAATTCGCGGCCAAGGGCTGGATCCAGCCGTTGAAGGACTCGTTCTCGATCGATACCTCCACGCTGCTGTCCCCGACGGTGGCGAGCGCCACCTACAAGGGCACGCTGTACGCCGCGCCGCGCAACACCAACGGCGGCCTGCTGTTCTACCGCAAGGATCTGATCCAGAGCCCGCCGAAGACCTGGTCCGAGCTGCTCGCCGACTGCAACGTCGCGAAGTCGCACGCAATCGACTGCTACGCCGGGCAGTTCAAGAACTACGAGGGCCTCACCGTGAACGCGGCCGAGGTGATCAACGCCTACGGCGGCACCTTCGTCGGCCCGGACGGCAAGACCCCGACCGTCAACAGCCCGCAGTCCCGCGCGGGTCTGCAGGTACTCGTCGACTCGTTCAAGGACGGCGACATCCCGAAGGAGGCCACCTCCTTCACCGAGACCGAGAGCCAGAACGCCTTCGCCCAGGGCAAGCTGCTGTTCCTGCGCACCTGGCCGAGCTTCTACGGTCCCGCCAACGCCGATTCCGCGGCGACCAAGGGCAACACCGGGGTCGCGCCGCTGCCCGGTAAGGACGGCATCGGCGCCTCCACCCTGGGTGGCTACAACGCGGCGATCAGCGCCTACTCCAAGAACAAGGCCACCGCGCTGGACTTCCTGCGCTTCCTGATCAGCGAGGATGCCCAGCACATCGTCGCCGACGGCGCGCTGCCGTCGGTGCGGGCCTCGCTGTACGACGATCCGGCGCTGATCGCGAAGATGCCGTACCTGCCCGCGCTGAAGGATTCCATCGCCAGCGCGGTCCCGCGGCCGGTGACCCCGTTCTACCCGGCGGTGTCGAAGGCCATCTCGGAGAACGCATATGCTGCCCTGACCGGGAGCAAGTCGGTCGACGACGCGATCACCGGCATGCAGAAGGGTATCGAGGCCGCCGGTTCGTAA